The following proteins are encoded in a genomic region of Galbibacter sp. BG1:
- a CDS encoding shikimate dehydrogenase family protein, with product MRKHFGLLGKNISYSFSKGYFTEKFKELGIEDTHQYVNFDLEQVTDIKNILAYDPHIVGFNVTIPYKEEIIPLLNEIDPKAKEIGAVNTVKITENGLKGFNTDIFGFQNSIKPFVKLFHKKALILGTGGASKAVKHALIDLGLNTTFVSRTASKGQLSYEMLTREIIETNQVIVNTTPLGTYPDTAQKPAIPYHFLTSNHLVFDLIYNPSKTTFMKLSEENGATAVNGHKMLTLQAEKAWEIWND from the coding sequence ATGCGTAAACACTTTGGTCTATTAGGTAAGAATATTTCGTACTCTTTTTCAAAAGGATATTTTACAGAAAAATTCAAAGAGCTGGGTATTGAAGACACCCACCAATACGTAAATTTTGACTTGGAACAGGTAACGGATATTAAAAACATCTTAGCCTATGACCCTCATATAGTTGGGTTTAACGTTACTATACCATATAAGGAAGAGATCATTCCACTATTAAATGAAATAGACCCTAAGGCGAAAGAAATAGGCGCCGTAAATACAGTTAAAATTACCGAAAACGGACTAAAAGGTTTCAACACAGATATTTTTGGATTTCAAAATTCCATAAAACCTTTTGTCAAATTATTCCACAAAAAAGCATTGATTTTAGGCACTGGGGGCGCTTCAAAAGCAGTAAAACACGCTTTGATAGACTTAGGCTTAAACACCACATTTGTCTCTAGAACTGCCTCCAAAGGGCAATTAAGCTATGAAATGTTGACTAGGGAAATTATTGAGACAAACCAGGTGATAGTAAATACTACCCCGCTAGGTACTTACCCTGATACTGCGCAAAAACCAGCCATTCCCTACCACTTTCTAACCAGTAATCATTTGGTTTTCGATCTTATCTACAATCCATCGAAAACCACCTTCATGAAATTATCAGAAGAAAATGGCGCTACCGCAGTTAACGGTCATAAAATGCTAACCCTCCAAGCGGAAAAAGCTTGGGAGATATGGAATGATTAA
- a CDS encoding DUF368 domain-containing protein, producing MQHPTRTVLDKFFLFIKGLAMGAANKVPGVSGGVVAFVAGFYEEFIYSLQKVNLKALKLLLNGRFKSFFQYINGRFLSLLLLGMLVSYFSVSKILDYFIAQKELYVWAAFFGMILGSIYYISKDFHHWNKRTIIFSLIGILIGVSISFLNPAKQNNNLFFVFFCGIISVSGMTLPGLSGSFILILLGNYVLLLVDSVNALYDTFAEALQGDFSFVDNSERIEMLKILAVFTIGSVTGLVTLSHLLSYVLKHYKNSTTAIILGFITGSLGVVWPWKQTIYRLNELGEIVRDSAGEKIIVNYQRYIPNIMNLETWIAFGFIIIGILIVLALDWYGKKTLKNA from the coding sequence ATGCAGCATCCAACCCGCACCGTCCTAGACAAATTTTTCCTTTTTATAAAGGGATTGGCTATGGGAGCCGCCAATAAGGTGCCGGGAGTATCTGGAGGTGTCGTTGCGTTTGTTGCCGGATTTTACGAAGAATTTATTTATTCCCTTCAAAAAGTAAATTTAAAAGCATTAAAACTTCTTCTCAATGGCAGATTTAAAAGTTTTTTTCAATACATAAATGGTAGATTTTTAAGCTTGCTGCTTTTGGGGATGCTTGTTAGTTATTTTAGTGTTTCTAAAATTCTGGATTACTTTATAGCCCAAAAAGAATTATATGTTTGGGCGGCTTTCTTCGGAATGATCCTAGGTTCCATCTACTATATTTCCAAGGATTTTCACCATTGGAACAAGAGAACCATTATCTTCAGTTTAATAGGAATATTAATTGGAGTTTCAATCAGTTTTTTAAACCCTGCCAAACAGAACAACAATTTATTTTTTGTTTTTTTCTGCGGAATTATAAGCGTTTCAGGAATGACACTTCCAGGACTTTCAGGGTCTTTCATTCTTATTCTCTTGGGAAACTATGTATTGCTATTGGTAGATTCTGTTAATGCCTTATACGACACTTTTGCGGAAGCTTTACAAGGAGATTTTAGCTTTGTTGACAATTCAGAGCGGATTGAAATGTTGAAAATATTAGCGGTTTTTACCATAGGTTCCGTCACGGGCTTGGTAACTCTTTCTCATTTACTTAGCTATGTTCTCAAACACTATAAAAATAGTACCACTGCAATAATACTAGGTTTTATAACAGGTTCTTTAGGTGTTGTTTGGCCCTGGAAGCAAACGATCTACCGTTTAAATGAACTTGGGGAAATTGTAAGGGATTCCGCTGGGGAAAAAATAATCGTGAATTATCAAAGATATATTCCAAACATTATGAATCTAGAAACTTGGATTGCATTTGGATTTATTATAATTGGAATATTAATTGTATTGGCACTCGATTGGTACGGTAAAAAAACTTTAAAAAATGCGTAA
- a CDS encoding DUF368 domain-containing protein has translation MQRSFLDYLIITLKGIAMGAADVVPGVSGGTIAFISGIYEELITSINNISLETLKILRKEGFKKAWEQINGNFLIALFLGIAISVLSLAKLLEWLLEHHPILLWSFFFGLVVASVIFVGKQITKWNIGTVAAFIIGAIVAYFITTLPPMHETGGYLHLFFAGALAICAMILPGISGAFILVLLGAYGIILGAINTRDLKTIAIVGVGAIFGLLSFSKLLKYLFDHYKNGTLAVLTGFILGSLNKIWPWKAITEIKKFGDKTIIIDHSTSPFNYDGDPQLFLAIILAVIGFLTIFLLEKLATVKEK, from the coding sequence ATGCAAAGATCATTTTTAGACTACCTCATTATTACGCTTAAAGGAATCGCTATGGGTGCGGCGGATGTCGTTCCAGGGGTATCTGGCGGCACTATCGCTTTTATCTCCGGTATTTACGAAGAGCTTATTACTTCTATTAACAACATTAGCTTAGAAACTCTAAAAATTCTTAGAAAAGAAGGTTTTAAAAAAGCTTGGGAACAAATAAACGGTAATTTTCTAATCGCTTTATTTCTAGGAATTGCCATAAGTGTTCTTTCCCTAGCTAAATTGCTGGAATGGCTTTTAGAGCACCATCCCATTTTACTTTGGTCTTTTTTCTTTGGGCTGGTGGTAGCAAGCGTTATTTTCGTTGGTAAACAAATTACTAAATGGAATATCGGCACGGTTGCTGCCTTTATAATTGGGGCTATTGTAGCTTATTTTATAACTACCCTCCCCCCTATGCATGAAACAGGAGGCTACTTACACTTATTTTTTGCAGGTGCTTTAGCTATTTGTGCTATGATTCTTCCAGGGATTTCGGGTGCTTTTATCTTGGTACTTCTCGGGGCTTATGGAATTATTTTGGGTGCGATAAACACGAGAGATTTAAAAACGATAGCTATTGTAGGTGTAGGTGCTATCTTCGGACTACTAAGCTTTTCCAAACTTTTAAAATACCTTTTTGATCATTATAAAAATGGTACACTAGCGGTTTTAACCGGTTTTATTCTAGGTTCTTTAAATAAAATTTGGCCTTGGAAAGCTATTACAGAAATTAAAAAATTTGGTGATAAAACTATCATCATCGACCATAGCACGAGTCCGTTTAACTACGATGGCGATCCGCAATTATTTTTAGCAATTATCTTGGCAGTTATCGGTTTTTTAACCATCTTTCTTTTAGAAAAACTAGCTACCGTAAAAGAAAAATAA
- a CDS encoding tetratricopeptide repeat protein, with product MPFSAHEDHNLPLAKFESMLKTNDVYFFDSEDFQEIIHHYLDSGKVSLAKKAIKIGLEQHPTSSELKLLNVEVLVFENRFDAAERILDELQAIESSNEEIFIQKANIYSKQDNHQKAIELLHDALSMTDDNADIWSLLGMEYLFLDDYVSAKDAFISCLESDYEDYAALYNVIYCFDFLEDFDGAIEFLNSYLDRNPYCEVAWHQLGKQFVSKKMYKEALSSFDFAIYSDDTFIGAYLEKGRVLERLKRYNEAIENYEITLGLDDPTSFAYLRIGKCHDKLGNYDLAKKFFYRTVHEDPLLDKGWIAITDFYFKQRNYQKALYYINKAIAIDSENVLYWKRSAKINELLHFYEEADLAYQKAVELGNYELQTWISWSDILLKLGEYDSAIHTLLQALEFYPEHADLEYRLAGMYYLSSDSLKGTYHLKNALKHNYEEHDTMEILFPAVYSRKTVKNIIHSFKNAPL from the coding sequence ATGCCATTTAGTGCTCACGAAGATCATAACTTGCCGTTAGCAAAATTCGAATCAATGCTAAAAACAAATGATGTTTATTTCTTTGATTCAGAAGATTTCCAAGAGATCATTCACCATTATCTAGACTCCGGAAAAGTTTCTTTAGCAAAAAAAGCCATTAAAATTGGTTTGGAACAACATCCTACATCTTCAGAATTAAAACTTTTGAATGTGGAAGTCTTGGTTTTTGAAAATCGATTTGATGCTGCTGAAAGAATTTTGGATGAATTGCAGGCCATAGAGTCTTCCAACGAAGAAATCTTTATTCAAAAAGCTAACATCTATTCCAAACAGGACAATCACCAAAAAGCAATCGAGTTGCTCCACGATGCCCTATCCATGACGGATGATAATGCTGATATTTGGTCGTTATTGGGAATGGAGTATTTGTTTTTAGATGACTATGTTTCAGCCAAAGATGCTTTTATTAGTTGCCTAGAAAGCGATTACGAAGATTATGCCGCACTTTATAACGTTATTTATTGTTTCGATTTTCTGGAAGATTTCGACGGGGCCATTGAGTTCCTCAATTCATATCTCGACAGAAACCCTTACTGCGAAGTCGCTTGGCATCAATTGGGAAAACAGTTTGTAAGCAAAAAGATGTATAAAGAAGCGCTGTCCAGTTTCGATTTCGCTATTTATTCCGACGATACTTTCATTGGCGCCTATTTAGAAAAGGGAAGGGTTTTAGAACGTTTAAAAAGGTACAACGAAGCTATTGAAAACTACGAAATTACCCTTGGCTTGGATGATCCTACTTCTTTTGCTTATTTAAGAATTGGGAAATGCCACGATAAGTTGGGGAATTACGATCTAGCCAAAAAGTTCTTTTATAGAACCGTACACGAAGATCCTCTCTTGGATAAAGGGTGGATTGCCATTACCGATTTTTACTTTAAACAACGAAATTACCAAAAAGCGTTGTATTACATCAATAAAGCGATTGCCATAGATAGTGAAAATGTGCTTTATTGGAAGCGGAGTGCAAAAATAAATGAGTTGCTTCATTTTTATGAAGAGGCCGATCTCGCCTATCAAAAAGCAGTGGAATTAGGGAATTATGAGCTACAAACATGGATCTCTTGGTCAGATATTTTGCTGAAACTTGGTGAGTACGACAGTGCCATCCACACCCTTTTACAGGCATTGGAATTCTATCCAGAACACGCAGATTTAGAGTATCGTTTGGCAGGAATGTACTATCTATCCTCTGATTCTTTAAAAGGCACGTATCATCTAAAAAATGCCTTAAAACATAATTACGAGGAACACGATACAATGGAAATTTTGTTCCCAGCTGTTTACAGCAGAAAAACAGTAAAAAATATCATCCATAGTTTTAAAAATGCGCCTCTTTAA